In the genome of Candidatus Neomarinimicrobiota bacterium, the window TAATGGACGATGATCCTGCTTTTGAGATTATCCCCAAAACGCGAGATAAGGTAGCCAACTTGCTCACGCTCTACGGCATGTCCGGCGACCCGGATGACTTCAGTGGGTTTGTCGATTACGAATACAGCAAGGGCTTGGTCACCGCGACAGTTAAACAGAATTCAACAGCTCAGCTTTTGGAAATGGTCGACCGCATTAACGAATATTTGGCCGAGATTCCAACGGACGATGTCACTGTGCGATTCACAGGCTTTCCCGTGTTTGTCAAAGATTTCGTGAATGTGCTCATCATAAGTTCGTTCAGGTCCTTAGCGGTCTCACTCATATTGGTGGTGCTGCTCTCGTGGTTCTTCTTTAGATCGCTCCGCTGGGGACTCCTGGCCGTCCTGCCGCTGGGCACTGCCATCATCCTCAACTTTGGGTTGATGGGATGGATCGGCCTGGAACTCAATCACGTCACCGCTCTGCTTACTTCAATCATCATAGGTGTGGGGGTCGATTTTGCTGTCCATTTTGTTGCGCAATATCGCTACTTCCTGAAGCAAGGCATGGATCGTGATATGGTGAGCCAAGCGACAATCGACGACGTTGGGTATCCCATTATCCTCAATGTGGCAGCGGTATCGTTTGGATTCTCGGCGTTGCTCTTCTCGCAATTCGTTCCCATGGAATATATGGGCGGGTTGGTGATCATCTCGATGGTTTCATGTGCCCTCGGTACGTTGACCATTTTGGCGACTCTTACCCATCTTATGCGTGATAAAGTGACTGCCTAAGATCGGCGCCGCGATAAACATTGAAGCAAACAATTTGCTAGAGAGGACTTAAAAATGATTCGCAACCTACTTATTGCACTACCATTGTTAGTGAGTATAGCAGTGGCCCAGACGGCTGAAGAGGTAGCCAAACTGATCGATGAGCGATCTTCGCCCGTTGATCTGACCTCAGACATGACGATGATCTTGACTGCCAAAAACGGCTCTACGAGAACATTGACGACCCACTCGGTGCGCAAAGATGATACCCATATGATCCTCTGGTTCACCGCCCCCGCCGATGATCGGGGCGTGGCGCTGCTGATCATTGAAAAGGAATCAGGGGATGAGATGCGTATGTGGCTGCCCGGATTCAAAAAAATGCGCCGAATTTCATCAAGCAAACGAGGCGGCAGCTTTATGGGTTCCGATCTCTCCTTCGAAGATTTGACCAGTCGTACCATTGAGGATTACACTTATAACTTACTTGACGATGAAACGACAGATGGTGTCGAGTATTGGATGCTTGAGAATATTCCCGATCCCTCACTGCGCTCTTCGTATGGTAGGATCGTTTCCAAAGTGCGCAAGTCTGACGCGTTTGTGGTGCAAGAAACATACTATGATCGAGGCGATGAGCTGCTGAAAGAACGTACGATTGAGGTCGGGGAATATGG includes:
- a CDS encoding outer membrane lipoprotein-sorting protein; translation: MAQTAEEVAKLIDERSSPVDLTSDMTMILTAKNGSTRTLTTHSVRKDDTHMILWFTAPADDRGVALLIIEKESGDEMRMWLPGFKKMRRISSSKRGGSFMGSDLSFEDLTSRTIEDYTYNLLDDETTDGVEYWMLENIPDPSLRSSYGRIVSKVRKSDAFVVQETYYDRGDELLKERTIEVGEYGQYSLPTKMVVRNVQKSHTTDLIFDNIEVDTGVDLSLFHERNLRRLP